A single region of the Marmota flaviventris isolate mMarFla1 chromosome 10, mMarFla1.hap1, whole genome shotgun sequence genome encodes:
- the Zfp69 gene encoding zinc finger protein 69 homolog: MPQQLLITLPQASTWVKLHHPRKAKGEAPSWEDVTKMFEEEALLSQDAAETQEESLEDELTPDLLTAEPQELLTFKDIFVDFTQEEWGHLAPTHRNLYRDVMLENYRNLVSVGYQFSKPSVISQLEKGEEPWMIQKEGPGNDVSDSKSKTETNESTAKNDISQEHLYHDIMMERFIRDDIIYSTLKKVSRYDDVLEKHQETCGRNVRQAILTHKKRVQDVHKYGKTIVSSNILEQKHHKCDTPRKRKKYKLDLINHPISCIRAKIYECNICEKMFKQPNHLTEHMRIHTGEKPFRCKECGRAFSQSASLNTHQRIHTGEKPFECEECGKAFRHRSSLNQHHRTHTGEKPYVCDKCQKAFSQNISLTQHLKTHSGEKPFTCNECGKTFRQVRHLSEHVRIHTGEKPYACTACCKTFSHRAYLTHHQRIHTGERPYKCKECGKAFRQRIHLNNHKTVHTGVKAYECNRCGKAYRHDSSFKKHQRHHTGEKPYECNECGKSFSYNSSLSRHHEIHRRNAFRSNV; encoded by the exons ATGCCTCAGCAGCTCCTGATCACCCTGCCCCAGGCCAGTACCTGGGTGAAGTTACACCATCCAAGGAAGGCCAAGGGGGAGGCGCCCTCATGGGAGGATGTGACTAAAATGTTTGAAGAAGAAG CTCTGCTGTCTCAGGATGCTGCTGAGACCCAGGAAGAAAGTCTAGAGGATGAATTGACCCCTGACCTCCTGACAGCAGAACCCCAG GAACTGTTGACCTTCAAGGACATATTTGTGGACTTTACCCAGGAGGAGTGGGGGCATTTGGCCCCTACTCACCGGAATTTGTACCGGgatgtgatgctggagaactacAGGAATCTGGTGTCAGTGG GATATCAGTTTTCCAAGCCTAGTGTGATTTCCCAGTTGGAGAAAGGAGAAGAGCCATGGATGATACAGAAAGAAGGCCCCGGAAATGATGTTTCAG actCAAAGAGTAAAACAGAAACCAATGAGTCAACTGCAAAGAATGACATTTCCCAGGAACATTTGTATCATGACATTATGATGGAAAGGTTCATAAGGGATGATATCATTTATTCCACATTGAAAAAAGTTTCCAGATATGATGATGTGTTAGAAAAGCACCAGGAAACCTGTGGAAGAAATGTGAGACAAGCCATTTTGACCCACAAGAAGAGAGTCCAAGATGTTCACAAATACGGGAAAACTATTGTGAGTTCAAATATTTTGGAACAGAAGCATCATAAATGTGACACAcctagaaagaggaaaaaatacaaattagattTGATTAATCATCCAATAAGTTGCATAAGAGCAAAAATCTATGAATGtaatatatgtgaaaaaatgttcaaacaaCCCAATCATCTTACTGAACACATGAGAATTCATACTGGCGAGAAGCCTTTCAGATGTAAGGAATGTGGAAGGGCCTTTAGTCAAAGTGCATCTCTTAATACACACCAGAGGATCCATACTGGTGAGAAACCCTTCGAATGTGAggagtgtggcaaagccttcagaCATCGCTCATCTCTTAATCAGCATCATAGAactcacactggggagaagccttATGTATGTGACAAATGTCAGAAAGCTTTCAGCCAGAACATTAGCTTGACCCAACATCTAAAGACTCATTCTGGAGAGAAACCTTTTACTTGCAACGAATGTGGGAAAACCTTTCGACAGGTTAGACACCTTAGTGAACACGTAAGaattcatactggggagaagccctatgcaTGTACTGCATGTTGTAAGACCTTTAGTCATAGAGCATATCTAACACATCACCAGAGAATACATACTGGTGAAAGACCCtacaaatgtaaggaatgtggaaaAGCATTTAGACAGAGGATACATCTTAACAACCATAAAACTGTCCATACGGGAGTGAAAGCATATGAATGCAACCGCTGTGGGAAAGCCTACAGGCATGATTCATCCTTTAAGAAACATCAGAGACatcacactggagaaaaaccttacgaatgtaatgaatgtggaaaaTCCTTCAGCTATAATTCATCACTTAGTCGACACCATGAAATACACAGGCGGAATGCCTTCCGAAGTAAtgtgtaa
- the Exo5 gene encoding exonuclease V gives MAETGEEETASPEASGFSDLSDSEFLEFLDLDDESSASVSKPGPSELPEKDGKSVSLQNWKRGLDVSSPMERFHLKYLYVTDLSTQNWCELQMAFEKELPDFLTPEKAAVLDTGASIHLARELELHDLVTVPITTKEDNWAVKFLNMLSMIPTLQSEGCIREFPVFGEVEGVFLVGVIDELHYTAKGELELAELKTRRRPMLPLEAQKKKDCFQVSLYKFIFDAMVQGKVTPEILIHHTKLCPDKPLGPSVLRHARQGGFSVKSLGDLMELVFLSLTLSDLPVIDILKIEYIHQETATALGTEIVAFEEKEMRDKVQHYMAYWMGHREPQGVDVEEAWKCRACNYADICEWRKGSGVLSSTMEPQTKKAK, from the coding sequence ATGGCAGAGACTGGGGAGGAGGAGACAGCATCTCCAGAAGCCTCAGGGTTCTCAGACTTGAGTGATTCAGAGTTCCTAGAGTTTCTGGATCTGGATGATGAGTCAAGTGCTTCAGTTAGCAAGCCTGGCCCTTCTGAACTCCCTGAAAAGGATGGCAAGTCTGTAAGCTTACAAAACTGGAAACGAGGATTGGATGTCTCTTCACCCATGGAAAGATTCCACTTAAAATATCTGTATGTCACGGACCTATCTACTCAGAACTGGTGTGAATTACAAATGGCATTTGAAAAGGAGCTTCCTGATTTTTTGACACCTGAGAAAGCAGCTGTTTTGGACACTGGTGCCAGCATCCACCTAGCTAGAGAATTAGAACTTCATGATCTTGTGACTGTTCCCATCACCACTAAAGAAGATAATTGGGCAGTTAAGTTTCTGAATATGCTATCAATGATTCCTACCCTGCAATCAGAGGGGTGCATCAGAGAGTTTCCAGTGTTTGGGGAGGTGGAGGGTGTGTTTCTTGTTGGAGTGATTGATGAGTTGCACTATACAGCCAAAGGGGAACTGGAACTGGCTGAACTCAAGACACGTAGGCGCCCCATGCTCCCTCTGGAAgctcagaaaaagaaagactgtTTTCAAGTTAGCCTATACAAATTTATCTTTGATGCCATGGTGCAAGGGAAAGTAACCCCTGAGATCCTAATCCACCACACAAAATTGTGTCCAGACAAGCCACTGGGGCCTTCAGTGCTACGGCATGCCCGGCAGGGAGGCTTTTCTGTGAAGTCTTTGGGTGACCTCATGGAACTAGTCTTCTTGTCTCTAACACTATCTGACCTCCCAGTTATTGATATTCTAAAGATTGAATATATCCATCAAGAGACTGCCACTGCATTAGGTACAGAGATTGTAGCCTTTGAAGAGAAGGAGATGAGAGACAAGGTACAGCATTATATGGCTTACTGGATGGGCCACCGAGAGCCTCAAGGGGTTGATGTGGAAGAGGCTTGGAAGTGCCGTGCATGCAACTATGCAGACATTTGTGAGTGGAGGAAGGGCAGTGGAGTGCTCAGCTCCACAATGGAACCTCAAACCAAAAAAGCCAAATGA